The following are encoded in a window of Paenibacillus polymyxa genomic DNA:
- the ftsY gene encoding signal recognition particle-docking protein FtsY, with translation MSFFRKLKESIANKTESVTKQFKDGLEKTRKGFVEKVTDLMIRRKKIDEEFYEELEEILIGADVGVNTVMNLIEDLREEVKKRKIEDASELQPVLSEKLSELLRGNDNSQLKMSAEGITVILFVGVNGVGKTTTIGKLAHRFKQEGKKVLLAAGDTFRAGAIEQLEVWGERAGVEVIKQQSGSDPAAVMFDAVQAAKQRQVDVLLCDTAGRLQNKSNLMEELNKIFRVIQREIPDAPHEVLLVLDATTGQNALNQAKLFGEKSGVTGLVLTKLDGTAKGGIVVAIRQELNLPVKLVGLGEKVNDLQPFDSEQFVHALFAGLIQEETVEVTAADEEEQN, from the coding sequence ATGAGTTTCTTTAGGAAATTGAAGGAAAGCATTGCAAACAAAACTGAATCTGTCACAAAACAGTTCAAAGATGGATTGGAAAAAACACGTAAAGGTTTTGTTGAAAAAGTAACGGATTTGATGATTCGCCGTAAAAAGATTGATGAGGAATTTTATGAGGAACTGGAAGAAATTCTGATCGGAGCGGACGTAGGCGTCAACACGGTTATGAACCTCATTGAAGACCTGCGAGAAGAAGTGAAAAAGCGCAAAATTGAGGACGCATCGGAATTACAGCCTGTACTGTCGGAAAAGCTGTCCGAGTTGCTGCGGGGGAATGACAATAGTCAGCTCAAAATGAGCGCTGAAGGGATTACAGTCATTCTATTCGTGGGAGTCAATGGCGTCGGCAAAACGACAACCATTGGCAAGTTAGCTCACCGTTTTAAACAAGAGGGCAAAAAAGTATTGTTGGCTGCCGGAGATACGTTCCGGGCGGGTGCGATTGAACAGTTGGAGGTATGGGGCGAACGGGCAGGTGTAGAGGTTATTAAGCAGCAATCCGGTTCCGATCCGGCTGCGGTTATGTTTGATGCCGTACAGGCTGCCAAACAGCGTCAAGTGGATGTTTTGTTGTGTGATACCGCAGGACGTCTTCAGAATAAAAGCAATCTGATGGAGGAACTGAACAAAATTTTCCGCGTGATCCAACGCGAAATTCCAGATGCTCCTCATGAAGTGTTGTTGGTACTTGATGCGACGACTGGACAAAATGCACTTAACCAAGCCAAGCTGTTTGGTGAGAAAAGCGGTGTAACCGGGCTGGTACTAACGAAGTTGGATGGTACAGCGAAGGGCGGGATTGTTGTGGCCATCCGTCAGGAGCTGAATTTGCCTGTTAAGCTGGTGGGCTTAGGTGAAAAAGTGAATGATCTTCAACCGTTTGATTCCGAGCAATTCGTTCATGCGTTGTTTGCGGGGTTGATTCAGGAAGAGACCGTCGAAGTAACTGCTGCAGACGAGGAAGAACAGAACTGA
- the trhA gene encoding PAQR family membrane homeostasis protein TrhA has translation MANTYTYSRREEVANAITHGIGAVLSVAALVLLIVFASLKGTTWHVVSFTIYGITMLLLYTNSTLLHSLREGKMKDLFEIFDHSCIYLFIAGSYTPFMLVALRGTLGWTLFGVIWGIALFGVLFKAFFTKRFLFMSTVFYIVMGWLITIAWNPLVATVPAGGMTLLFVGGLMYTLGTIFYVWRAFPYHHAIWHLFVLAGSILHFLAVLLYLTPVRV, from the coding sequence ATGGCAAACACCTATACTTACTCCCGACGGGAAGAAGTAGCCAACGCCATTACACATGGAATTGGAGCCGTTTTAAGCGTGGCAGCGCTTGTGTTACTCATTGTTTTTGCTAGCTTGAAAGGAACCACTTGGCATGTCGTCAGCTTTACGATTTACGGGATTACGATGTTGCTGTTGTACACCAATTCAACGTTGCTTCATAGCCTGCGTGAAGGGAAAATGAAGGATTTGTTCGAAATATTCGATCATTCTTGCATTTACCTGTTCATTGCAGGTAGCTACACCCCGTTTATGCTCGTTGCACTGCGAGGTACTCTGGGATGGACACTGTTTGGAGTGATTTGGGGGATTGCACTGTTTGGTGTGTTGTTCAAGGCGTTCTTCACCAAGCGCTTCCTGTTTATGTCTACCGTGTTTTACATTGTGATGGGCTGGCTCATCACCATTGCCTGGAATCCTCTGGTTGCGACTGTTCCCGCCGGAGGGATGACGTTATTGTTCGTAGGTGGTCTTATGTATACGTTGGGCACGATTTTCTATGTGTGGCGGGCATTTCCATATCACCATGCGATCTGGCATCTATTTGTTTTGGCAGGCAGCATACTTCATTTTCTGGCTGTTCTGCTGTATCTTACTCCAGTAAGGGTTTAA
- a CDS encoding putative DNA-binding protein, translating to MSQENRLEKTNRINRLFDFYEPLLTEKQQMFLKYYFHDDFSLGEIASEFQISRQAVYEHIKRAEQVLEMYEEKLGLLSKYERRIQDLEELNKTLYEAFGKIGESDEGILQHVHQIVNRLQEL from the coding sequence ATGAGTCAGGAGAATCGGCTGGAAAAGACAAACCGGATTAACCGACTGTTTGACTTCTATGAACCTCTGCTTACAGAGAAGCAACAAATGTTTTTAAAATATTACTTCCATGATGATTTTTCTTTAGGGGAAATTGCATCGGAATTTCAAATTAGCCGTCAGGCAGTATATGAACATATTAAACGTGCTGAACAGGTATTGGAAATGTACGAGGAAAAGCTTGGTTTGCTAAGCAAGTATGAGCGTAGAATCCAAGATCTCGAAGAATTAAATAAGACGTTGTATGAGGCATTCGGTAAAATCGGTGAGTCCGATGAAGGCATACTGCAACATGTTCATCAAATTGTAAATCGCCTGCAGGAACTGTAG
- the ffh gene encoding signal recognition particle protein, whose amino-acid sequence MAFEGLSTRLQNVFSKLRGKGKVSEDDVAQAMREVRLALLEADVNFKVVKDFIAKVKEKSVGKEVMDSFTPGMVIIDIVNKELTELMGGSQAKLAKANKPPTVIMMVGLQGAGKTTTSGKLAKLLQKQNHRPLLVAGDIYRPAAIKQLQVLGEQINTPVFTLGDQTSPVEIAKQGLQHAKDNGNDYVIIDTAGRLHVDEELMEELRQIHTNVNPDEVLLVVDSMTGQDAVNVAEHFNNSLELTGVVLTKLDGDTRGGAALSVKAVTGCPIKFATLGEKLDAMEPFHPERMASRILGMGDMLSLIEKAQSNIDADKAKEMERKMRNAEFTFEDFLEQMDQVKKLGPIDQILDMIPGMGNMKQMKDIKVDDKQMGRIEAIVHSMTTQEKQNPDMINHSRRKRISVGSGTSLAEVNRLIKQFDEMRRMMKQFSDMMGPKGGKNKAMKQLKSMGKGMKFPFR is encoded by the coding sequence ATGGCATTTGAAGGATTATCGACTCGCTTGCAAAATGTATTCAGTAAACTGCGCGGTAAAGGAAAAGTGTCTGAGGATGATGTAGCTCAGGCGATGCGTGAAGTACGATTAGCTTTGCTTGAGGCGGACGTTAACTTCAAGGTTGTAAAGGACTTTATTGCCAAGGTAAAGGAGAAATCCGTTGGTAAGGAAGTGATGGACAGCTTTACGCCAGGCATGGTCATCATCGACATCGTGAACAAAGAACTGACCGAGTTGATGGGTGGCAGTCAGGCCAAGCTTGCCAAAGCAAACAAACCGCCTACGGTCATTATGATGGTGGGTCTCCAGGGCGCAGGTAAGACGACGACGTCTGGTAAACTGGCGAAATTGCTGCAAAAGCAAAATCATCGTCCATTGCTTGTAGCTGGTGATATTTATAGACCAGCCGCGATCAAGCAACTTCAGGTTCTTGGGGAGCAGATTAATACTCCTGTATTTACACTGGGAGATCAGACAAGCCCGGTAGAAATTGCAAAACAGGGTTTGCAGCATGCTAAGGATAATGGTAATGACTACGTTATTATAGATACTGCTGGTCGTCTTCATGTTGATGAAGAGCTCATGGAAGAGTTGCGCCAGATTCATACCAACGTCAACCCGGATGAAGTTCTACTGGTTGTAGATAGCATGACGGGGCAGGACGCGGTTAACGTTGCGGAGCACTTTAATAATAGCTTGGAGTTAACGGGAGTTGTACTGACGAAGCTGGATGGTGACACTCGTGGTGGTGCAGCTTTATCGGTTAAGGCTGTGACGGGATGCCCAATCAAGTTTGCTACATTGGGTGAAAAGCTGGATGCGATGGAGCCGTTTCATCCTGAACGGATGGCTTCACGGATTTTAGGCATGGGTGATATGTTGTCCCTGATTGAAAAAGCGCAGTCCAATATCGACGCCGATAAGGCGAAGGAAATGGAACGGAAAATGCGTAATGCCGAGTTTACTTTTGAAGATTTTCTGGAGCAAATGGATCAAGTTAAGAAGCTTGGCCCAATCGACCAGATTCTTGATATGATTCCGGGTATGGGCAACATGAAGCAAATGAAAGATATCAAAGTGGATGACAAACAGATGGGCCGGATTGAGGCTATCGTTCATTCTATGACCACACAGGAAAAGCAAAACCCAGACATGATTAATCATAGCCGTCGCAAACGTATTTCTGTAGGCAGCGGAACATCACTGGCTGAGGTAAATCGTCTGATAAAGCAATTCGACGAAATGCGTCGCATGATGAAGCAGTTCTCAGATATGATGGGACCTAAGGGTGGCAAAAACAAGGCTATGAAGCAGTTGAAGAGTATGGGTAAAGGTATGAAGTTTCCTTTCCGCTAA
- the rpsP gene encoding 30S ribosomal protein S16 encodes MAVRIRLKRMGAHKAPFYRVVVSDSRSPRDGRFIEEIGYYNPITVPAVVKIDEDKALKWLQDGAQASDTVRNLLSKAGVMKKFHESKLQK; translated from the coding sequence GTGGCAGTTCGTATTCGTCTGAAACGTATGGGTGCACATAAAGCTCCTTTCTATCGCGTCGTGGTATCTGATTCTCGTTCCCCGCGTGACGGTCGTTTTATCGAAGAAATCGGTTACTACAACCCAATCACAGTACCAGCGGTTGTAAAAATTGATGAAGATAAAGCGCTGAAATGGTTGCAAGATGGTGCACAAGCATCCGACACAGTCCGTAACTTGCTTAGCAAAGCGGGCGTAATGAAAAAGTTTCATGAGTCTAAACTACAGAAATAA
- a CDS encoding KH domain-containing protein has product MEELVIIIAKALVDHPEDVTVKTLEKDRLVVYELSVHPEDVGKIIGKQGRIAKALRTVVASAAVKMDKRVTVDIIS; this is encoded by the coding sequence ATGGAAGAATTAGTGATAATCATTGCTAAGGCTTTAGTCGATCATCCGGAAGATGTAACCGTGAAGACCTTGGAGAAGGATCGGCTTGTTGTATATGAGCTTAGTGTGCATCCTGAGGATGTAGGCAAAATCATTGGTAAGCAGGGTCGTATCGCCAAGGCGCTTCGCACTGTGGTTGCATCAGCAGCCGTTAAGATGGATAAACGGGTTACCGTAGACATCATATCTTAA
- the rimM gene encoding ribosome maturation factor RimM (Essential for efficient processing of 16S rRNA), protein MQQLFNVGKIVNTHGIRGELKILTTTDFPEDRFAKGSELLIVPAEGKAPIPVTIETARFQKNMVVAKFKEYHNINEVEKYKGTLLKVSAERLGELEENEFYFHEVVGMEVVTEDGNELGVVKEILTPGANDVWVVKMPKGKELLLPYIEDVILDVNVREKRVTVRLMEGLL, encoded by the coding sequence ATGCAACAATTGTTTAATGTCGGAAAAATTGTGAACACCCATGGAATCCGTGGGGAGCTTAAAATATTAACGACGACAGATTTCCCAGAGGATCGCTTTGCTAAAGGTAGTGAGCTTTTGATTGTTCCGGCTGAAGGTAAAGCCCCGATTCCCGTAACTATTGAAACAGCGCGTTTTCAAAAAAATATGGTTGTCGCTAAATTTAAGGAATATCACAATATCAATGAAGTTGAGAAATATAAAGGTACTTTGTTGAAGGTATCTGCTGAGCGGTTAGGCGAATTGGAAGAGAATGAATTTTATTTTCATGAAGTAGTCGGCATGGAAGTGGTGACCGAAGACGGAAATGAGCTCGGCGTGGTCAAAGAAATTTTGACTCCGGGAGCCAATGATGTATGGGTAGTCAAAATGCCTAAAGGCAAGGAACTACTATTGCCGTATATAGAGGATGTTATTTTGGATGTAAACGTGCGCGAAAAACGGGTTACGGTACGGTTAATGGAAGGTCTGCTGTAA